From a single Kitasatospora sp. NBC_00458 genomic region:
- a CDS encoding IS30 family transposase, with the protein MPRRHPGRDEYERLRAGGVARQEAARRVGVSERTARDWDQGVKKSAMTRTYPDGRRVDYATGTVTMCGVTTAPVGLTALEQQLHPRFLTLAERERIRDLQALGQSLRAIGRALGRPASTVKREIDANSGSKGYQPYAAHRAAAARRPRPKERKLLREGRLRGFVQDRLRVRWSPEQICHALPTEHPDDESMRVSVETIYQALYFQARGGLKREVQAAVRSGRTRRKPRRDPERRTPRFIDPMVMISDRPADVEDRAVPGHWEGDLIIGAGGRSAIATLVERSTRYTMLVHLPGGAHDAETVRDGLVRTIQTLPAHLRGSLTWDQGGEMARHRQFTMATGMPVYFCDPASPWQRGSNENTNGLLRQYFPKGTDLSPHSPEDLEHVAQELNGRPRKTLGWDTPAERLRDLLTT; encoded by the coding sequence CTGCCACGGCGGCACCCCGGGCGCGACGAGTACGAGCGGCTCCGGGCCGGGGGTGTCGCGCGTCAGGAGGCGGCCCGGCGGGTCGGTGTGAGCGAGCGCACGGCCAGGGACTGGGACCAGGGCGTCAAGAAGAGTGCCATGACGCGGACCTATCCCGACGGCCGCCGTGTCGACTACGCCACCGGGACCGTCACGATGTGCGGTGTGACCACGGCACCAGTGGGCCTGACGGCCCTGGAACAGCAACTGCACCCGAGGTTCCTGACACTGGCCGAGCGCGAACGGATACGGGATCTCCAGGCACTCGGTCAGTCGTTGCGGGCGATCGGACGTGCCCTGGGGAGGCCGGCGAGCACGGTCAAGCGGGAGATCGACGCGAACTCGGGCAGCAAGGGATACCAGCCCTACGCGGCCCACCGGGCGGCCGCCGCACGCAGGCCCCGGCCCAAGGAGCGCAAGCTGCTGCGCGAGGGACGACTGCGCGGCTTCGTGCAGGACAGACTGCGCGTCCGGTGGTCACCGGAACAGATCTGCCACGCTCTACCGACGGAGCATCCCGACGACGAGAGCATGCGGGTGAGCGTGGAAACGATCTACCAGGCGCTGTACTTCCAGGCCCGTGGCGGCCTGAAACGGGAAGTACAGGCAGCCGTCCGCTCCGGCCGGACCCGCCGCAAACCCCGCCGCGACCCCGAGCGGCGCACCCCGCGGTTCATCGACCCGATGGTGATGATCAGCGACCGACCCGCCGACGTCGAGGACCGGGCCGTGCCCGGTCACTGGGAAGGGGACCTGATCATCGGCGCGGGCGGCCGCTCCGCGATCGCCACCCTGGTCGAGCGCAGCACCCGTTACACCATGCTGGTCCACCTGCCGGGCGGTGCCCACGACGCCGAGACCGTCCGCGACGGCCTCGTCCGCACCATCCAGACCCTGCCCGCCCACCTGCGCGGCTCCCTCACCTGGGACCAGGGCGGCGAGATGGCACGCCACAGGCAGTTCACCATGGCCACCGGCATGCCCGTCTACTTCTGCGACCCCGCCTCACCCTGGCAACGCGGTTCGAACGAGAACACGAACGGGCTCCTGCGGCAGTACTTCCCGAAGGGAACCGACCTCAGCCCGCACAGCCCCGAAGACCTCGAACACGTCGCCCAAGAACTCAACGGCCGCCCACGCAAGACGCTCGGCTGGGATACCCCAGCCGAGCGTCTACGTGATCTACTCACCACCTAA
- a CDS encoding helix-turn-helix domain-containing protein: protein MAETLKKGSRVTGAAREKLAADLKKKYDSGASIRALAEETGRSYGFVHRMLSESGVILRGRGGATRGKNKATAGAGS, encoded by the coding sequence GTGGCCGAGACTCTGAAAAAGGGCAGCCGGGTGACCGGTGCCGCGCGTGAGAAGCTCGCGGCCGATCTCAAGAAGAAGTACGACTCCGGGGCGAGCATTCGCGCTCTCGCGGAGGAGACCGGTCGCTCGTACGGCTTCGTGCACCGGATGCTGAGCGAGTCCGGAGTGATCCTCCGGGGCCGCGGCGGTGCCACGCGGGGCAAGAACAAAGCTACTGCCGGGGCAGGTTCCTGA
- a CDS encoding Asp23/Gls24 family envelope stress response protein, with protein sequence MPDTPTPATLHKNLSAGPHAGASSAAAGTEQVGERGRTALAVGVVEKIAGMAAREVSGIHSLGSGISRTFAAMRDRVPGGRANVGRGIKAEVGEKQTAIDIALVVEYGVVIPDLARQVRENIIDAVERMTGLEVVEVNIAVNDVHLPDEPDVEEEEEELPSSGQRPKLK encoded by the coding sequence ATGCCTGACACTCCGACGCCCGCCACCCTGCACAAGAACCTCTCCGCCGGTCCCCACGCCGGAGCCTCCTCGGCCGCCGCCGGAACCGAGCAGGTCGGCGAGCGCGGCCGTACCGCGCTCGCCGTCGGCGTGGTCGAGAAGATCGCCGGGATGGCGGCCCGCGAGGTCAGCGGCATCCACTCGCTCGGCTCCGGCATCTCCCGGACCTTCGCCGCGATGCGCGACCGGGTCCCCGGCGGGCGGGCCAACGTCGGACGCGGCATCAAGGCCGAGGTCGGGGAGAAGCAGACCGCCATCGACATCGCGCTGGTCGTCGAGTACGGCGTCGTCATCCCCGACCTCGCCCGCCAGGTGCGGGAGAACATCATCGACGCGGTCGAGCGGATGACCGGACTGGAAGTCGTCGAGGTCAACATCGCCGTCAACGACGTTCACCTGCCCGACGAGCCGGACGTCGAGGAGGAGGAAGAGGAACTCCCCTCCTCCGGCCAGCGGCCCAAGCTGAAGTAG
- a CDS encoding ABC-F family ATP-binding cassette domain-containing protein gives MISVNALELRAGARILIESASFKVAPGDRIGLVGRNGAGKTTLTKVLAGEGIPASGTVTRSGEVGYLPQDPRTGDLDVLAKDRILSARGLDTVLKKMRENEDRMANGKGATQENAMKKYARLETEFLTKGGYAAEAEAATIAAALGLPDRILGQPLHTLSGGQRRRVELARILFSDSDVLLLDEPTNHLDADSIVWLRDFLKTYKGGFIVISHDVELVETVVNKVFYLDANRSAIDVYNMGWKQYQQQREDDEKRRKRERANAEKKAATLNAQADKMRAKATKTVAAQNMARRAEKLLSGLDQVRQSDKVAKLRFPDPAPCGKTPLTASDLSKSYGSLEIFAGVDLAIDRGSRVVVLGLNGAGKTTLLRMLAGVERPDTGEVIPGHGLKIGYYAQEHETLDPERTVLENMRSSAPDTDLVQIRKILGSFLFSGDDVDKPAGVLSGGEKTRLALASLVVSSANVLLLDEPTNNLDPASREEILGALREFSGAVVLVTHDEGAVDALHPERIILLPDGVEDLWSPAYHDLVSLA, from the coding sequence ATGATTTCCGTCAACGCCCTAGAGCTGCGCGCCGGTGCCCGGATCCTGATCGAGTCCGCGAGCTTCAAGGTCGCCCCCGGTGACCGGATCGGTCTGGTCGGGCGCAACGGTGCCGGAAAGACCACGCTCACCAAGGTGCTGGCCGGTGAGGGCATCCCCGCCTCCGGCACGGTGACCCGCTCCGGCGAGGTCGGCTACCTGCCGCAGGACCCGCGCACCGGCGACCTCGACGTCCTCGCGAAGGACCGCATCCTCTCCGCCCGCGGCCTCGACACCGTGCTGAAGAAGATGCGCGAGAACGAGGACCGGATGGCGAACGGCAAGGGCGCCACCCAGGAGAACGCGATGAAGAAGTACGCGCGCCTGGAGACGGAGTTCCTGACCAAGGGCGGGTACGCCGCCGAGGCCGAGGCCGCCACCATCGCCGCCGCGCTGGGCCTGCCGGACCGCATCCTCGGCCAGCCGCTGCACACCCTGTCCGGTGGTCAGCGCCGACGGGTCGAGCTGGCCCGGATCCTCTTCTCCGACTCCGACGTGCTGCTGCTCGACGAGCCCACCAACCACCTCGACGCCGACTCGATCGTCTGGCTGCGGGACTTCCTGAAGACCTACAAGGGCGGCTTCATCGTCATCTCGCACGATGTCGAGCTGGTCGAGACGGTCGTCAACAAGGTCTTCTACCTGGACGCCAACCGCTCCGCGATCGACGTCTACAACATGGGCTGGAAGCAGTACCAGCAGCAGCGCGAGGACGACGAGAAGCGCCGCAAGCGCGAGCGGGCCAACGCGGAGAAGAAGGCCGCGACGCTGAACGCGCAGGCGGACAAGATGCGGGCCAAGGCGACCAAGACGGTGGCCGCGCAGAACATGGCCCGCCGCGCCGAGAAGCTGCTCTCCGGCCTGGACCAGGTCCGGCAGAGCGACAAGGTCGCCAAGCTGCGCTTCCCGGACCCGGCGCCCTGCGGCAAGACCCCGCTGACCGCGAGCGACCTGTCCAAGTCCTACGGTTCGCTGGAGATCTTCGCGGGCGTCGACCTGGCCATCGACCGCGGTTCGCGGGTCGTCGTGCTCGGCCTCAACGGCGCGGGCAAGACCACGCTGCTGCGGATGCTGGCCGGGGTGGAGCGGCCGGACACCGGCGAGGTGATCCCGGGCCACGGCCTGAAGATCGGCTACTACGCCCAGGAGCACGAGACCCTGGACCCGGAGCGCACGGTGCTGGAGAACATGCGCTCCTCCGCGCCCGACACCGACCTGGTCCAGATCCGCAAGATCCTCGGCTCGTTCCTGTTCTCCGGCGACGACGTCGACAAGCCGGCCGGGGTGCTCTCCGGCGGTGAGAAGACCCGGCTGGCGCTGGCCTCGCTGGTGGTCTCCAGCGCCAACGTGCTGCTGCTCGACGAGCCCACCAACAACCTCGACCCGGCCAGCCGCGAGGAGATCCTCGGCGCGCTGCGCGAGTTCAGCGGCGCGGTCGTGCTGGTCACCCACGACGAGGGCGCGGTCGACGCGCTCCACCCGGAGCGGATCATCCTGCTGCCGGACGGCGTGGAGGACCTCTGGAGCCCGGCCTACCACGACCTGGTCTCGCTGGCCTGA
- a CDS encoding glycosyltransferase, with the protein MRVLHVVTGLASGGAERQLQLLLRHLPAHQHCEVVAMTNPGTVAEALRAEGVTVHHLGMRGNRDLGALPRLARLIRAGRYDVVHTHLYRAGLYGRLAARLAGVRAVVSTEHSLHAGVIEGRPVTRGVKGLYLAAERLGTTTVAVSRQVAQTLHSWGVPPARVELIPNGIDSARYAGPDADRAATRARLRAELGLPQGSWVVGGVGRLVPGKRFPVLVRALAELDGAARLVLVGEGPERAALERLAVELGVRERLLLTGERDDVPELLTALDVLAAPSTEETFGLGVLEGLAAGLPVRHSACPALDELPPSAAPQARRIPSEAAAYAAALRELRHLDDHSTDPLPRPPAVGHYDIVRVAADLGALYDRLAPA; encoded by the coding sequence ATGAGGGTGCTGCACGTCGTCACCGGCCTCGCCTCCGGCGGCGCCGAGCGCCAGCTCCAACTGCTGCTCCGGCACCTGCCGGCGCACCAGCACTGCGAGGTGGTCGCGATGACCAACCCCGGCACGGTGGCCGAGGCCCTGCGCGCCGAGGGCGTCACCGTCCACCACCTCGGCATGCGGGGCAACCGGGACCTCGGCGCGCTGCCCCGGCTGGCCCGTCTGATCCGGGCCGGCCGGTACGACGTGGTGCACACCCACCTCTACCGGGCCGGACTGTACGGCCGGCTGGCCGCCCGGCTGGCCGGGGTCCGGGCGGTGGTCTCCACCGAGCACTCGCTGCACGCCGGGGTGATCGAGGGCCGCCCGGTCACCCGCGGCGTCAAGGGCCTCTACCTGGCCGCCGAGCGGCTCGGCACCACCACCGTCGCGGTCTCCCGGCAGGTCGCCCAGACCCTGCACTCCTGGGGCGTCCCGCCGGCCCGGGTGGAGCTGATCCCCAACGGCATCGACTCCGCCCGCTACGCCGGCCCGGACGCCGACCGGGCCGCCACCCGCGCCCGGCTGCGCGCCGAACTCGGCCTGCCGCAGGGCAGCTGGGTGGTCGGCGGGGTCGGCCGGCTGGTCCCCGGCAAGCGCTTCCCGGTGCTGGTCCGGGCGCTCGCCGAACTGGACGGCGCGGCCCGGCTGGTGCTGGTCGGCGAGGGGCCCGAGCGCGCCGCGCTGGAACGCCTGGCCGTCGAACTCGGGGTCCGCGAACGCCTGCTGCTCACCGGCGAGCGCGACGACGTCCCCGAGCTGCTGACCGCCCTGGACGTGCTGGCCGCCCCCTCCACCGAGGAGACCTTCGGGCTCGGCGTGCTGGAAGGGCTGGCGGCCGGCCTCCCGGTCCGCCACAGCGCCTGTCCGGCCCTGGACGAACTGCCGCCCAGCGCCGCCCCGCAGGCCCGCCGGATCCCCTCCGAGGCCGCCGCGTACGCCGCCGCGCTGCGCGAGCTGCGCCACCTCGACGACCACAGCACCGACCCGCTGCCCCGGCCCCCCGCGGTCGGCCACTACGACATCGTCCGGGTGGCCGCCGACCTCGGCGCCCTCTACGACCGCCTGGCCCCCGCTTGA
- a CDS encoding GNAT family N-acetyltransferase — translation MSTEAAAPTTGFPAQACAPRWTTELRREDDALDTLAEEWDDLVTRCRTATFFQAAVWQRSWWRNYGRPGALLVVLVRRDGRLVGAGAFQRRGGPLGGLTGLGAGLIDFTDVLLDDSCADRAAAEFAAALPLTRPWHSLDLREVHPEAAVQRVFAHWRGRRRRFTDSLCQYLPAVPMEQLLKRVPGKTAQRSRVKLRKIAESGVEVRSTPPEEVPEALAGLLRLHFLQWAERGVTAEHRTERFARHLDESTTGLVATGRAAVHQYWLDGELVAVNLLLLCPSFGGLYLYGAHPKLRERLDIAGLLFGAALDETLDAGIPVLGLLRGQEPYKQRWRPDGLPNQRLLFGPRGPAPAAAARGGAVRSRQAAVRVLSTRMPKLKEALLARRRR, via the coding sequence ATGAGCACCGAGGCCGCCGCCCCGACCACCGGGTTCCCCGCCCAGGCCTGCGCCCCGCGCTGGACCACCGAGCTCCGCCGCGAGGACGACGCGCTCGACACCCTCGCCGAGGAGTGGGACGACCTGGTCACCCGCTGCCGGACCGCCACCTTCTTCCAGGCCGCCGTCTGGCAGCGCTCCTGGTGGCGCAACTACGGACGCCCCGGCGCCCTGCTGGTGGTCCTGGTCCGCCGGGACGGCCGGCTGGTCGGCGCGGGCGCGTTCCAGCGGCGCGGCGGCCCGCTGGGCGGCCTGACCGGGCTCGGCGCCGGACTGATCGACTTCACCGACGTCCTGCTCGACGACTCCTGCGCCGACCGGGCCGCCGCCGAGTTCGCCGCCGCGCTGCCGCTCACCCGGCCCTGGCACAGCCTGGACCTGCGCGAGGTCCACCCGGAGGCGGCCGTCCAGCGGGTCTTCGCGCACTGGCGCGGCCGGCGCAGGCGCTTCACCGACTCGCTCTGCCAGTACCTGCCGGCCGTCCCGATGGAGCAGCTGCTCAAGCGGGTGCCCGGCAAGACCGCCCAGCGCAGCCGGGTGAAGCTGCGGAAGATCGCCGAATCGGGCGTGGAGGTGCGGTCGACGCCGCCGGAGGAGGTGCCCGAGGCGCTGGCCGGGCTGCTGCGGCTGCACTTCCTGCAGTGGGCCGAGCGCGGCGTCACCGCGGAGCACCGCACCGAGCGGTTCGCCCGCCACCTGGACGAGTCGACCACCGGCCTGGTGGCGACCGGCCGGGCCGCGGTCCACCAGTACTGGCTGGACGGCGAGCTGGTCGCCGTCAACCTGCTGCTGCTCTGCCCGTCCTTCGGCGGCCTCTACCTGTACGGCGCGCACCCGAAGCTGCGCGAGCGGCTGGACATCGCCGGCCTGCTGTTCGGCGCGGCGCTGGACGAGACGCTCGACGCGGGCATCCCGGTGCTCGGCCTGCTGCGCGGCCAGGAGCCGTACAAGCAGCGCTGGCGGCCGGACGGGCTGCCCAACCAGCGGCTGCTGTTCGGCCCGCGGGGCCCGGCCCCGGCCGCGGCCGCCCGGGGCGGCGCGGTCCGTTCCCGGCAGGCCGCGGTGCGGGTGCTCAGCACTCGGATGCCGAAGCTGAAGGAGGCCCTGCTCGCCCGTCGCCGGCGCTGA
- a CDS encoding glycoside hydrolase family 26 protein, with amino-acid sequence MRFGRLALAAAALLLLTTASVPAGTPLSQTERHALSSDAISPRGAAPRPVVQRPKHEPPFGAFVGSWDRYIPQIGRYAQWLNNANLQVGHTYLAGNGWADVEGEPMVLGMWSQWRLADPSRMLILGVPMLVPNEANVPDGEVAKLLAQGARGDFDRHFLKLARRLVALGGADTVLTLGWEMNGVTYTHRCKPDPAAWKTYWRRIVTVMRSVPGQRFRFDFTPNRGLDAIPWTKCYPGDDVVDIIGMDSYDQPAGGSFDDYVHEPYGLQDQVEFAAKRGKPVSYPEWGLFRNGDNPEFVQRMVEWIRTHDTAYQTVTDYCPHGFWQCDRNPRSSARFRQLMAGSQGAPAPAPAAAAPPAPEAPAMPSAPPAPSAPSATAAGSPTAPASPTAAASGTAGATASATATAPATAAATAGPSATAVPSPSPSPAAAPARR; translated from the coding sequence ATGCGATTCGGCCGCCTGGCGCTGGCCGCCGCCGCCCTGCTGCTGCTCACCACCGCCAGCGTTCCCGCCGGCACGCCGCTGAGCCAGACCGAACGGCACGCGCTCTCCTCCGACGCCATCTCGCCCCGCGGCGCCGCCCCGCGACCGGTCGTCCAGCGGCCGAAGCACGAGCCGCCGTTCGGCGCCTTCGTCGGCTCCTGGGACCGGTACATCCCGCAGATCGGGCGCTACGCCCAGTGGCTGAACAACGCGAACCTCCAGGTCGGCCACACCTACCTGGCGGGCAACGGCTGGGCGGACGTCGAGGGCGAGCCGATGGTGCTCGGCATGTGGTCGCAGTGGCGGCTGGCCGACCCGTCCCGGATGCTCATCCTCGGGGTGCCGATGCTGGTCCCCAACGAGGCGAACGTGCCGGACGGCGAGGTGGCGAAGCTGCTCGCCCAGGGCGCGCGCGGGGACTTCGACCGGCACTTCCTCAAGCTGGCCCGCCGGCTGGTGGCGCTCGGCGGCGCGGACACCGTGCTCACCCTCGGCTGGGAGATGAACGGCGTCACCTACACCCACCGCTGCAAGCCCGACCCGGCCGCCTGGAAGACCTACTGGCGGCGGATCGTCACGGTGATGCGGTCGGTGCCCGGGCAGCGGTTCCGCTTCGACTTCACGCCCAACCGGGGGCTCGACGCGATCCCGTGGACCAAGTGCTACCCGGGCGACGACGTGGTCGACATCATCGGCATGGACAGCTACGACCAGCCCGCCGGCGGCTCCTTCGACGACTACGTGCACGAGCCCTACGGGCTGCAGGACCAGGTGGAGTTCGCGGCCAAGCGCGGCAAGCCGGTCTCGTACCCGGAGTGGGGGCTGTTCCGCAACGGCGACAACCCGGAGTTCGTGCAGCGGATGGTGGAGTGGATCCGCACCCACGACACCGCGTACCAGACCGTCACCGACTACTGCCCGCACGGCTTCTGGCAGTGCGACCGGAACCCGCGCTCCAGCGCCCGGTTCCGTCAGCTGATGGCCGGCTCCCAGGGGGCGCCGGCCCCGGCCCCGGCGGCGGCCGCGCCCCCGGCACCGGAGGCGCCGGCGATGCCGTCCGCACCGCCGGCCCCGTCCGCCCCCTCGGCCACCGCCGCCGGCTCCCCCACCGCTCCGGCCTCCCCCACCGCTGCGGCCTCCGGAACGGCCGGCGCGACGGCGTCCGCGACGGCGACGGCTCCCGCGACCGCGGCGGCGACCGCGGGACCCTCCGCCACGGCGGTACCGTCGCCGAGCCCGTCACCGGCCGCCGCACCGGCACGGCGCTGA
- a CDS encoding enoyl-CoA hydratase/isomerase family protein: MTAPAADPQTPSREQDGVRLEIDGALAVVTLCQPKRRNAQSPALWRALAAVGRDLPGTVRVVLLRAEGVSFSAGLDRAMFTPEGIPGEPSFLQLAASEPEELDGTIAGYQEAFTWWRRPDLVTIAAVQGHAVGAGFQLALGCDLRVVADDVQFSMKETSLGLVPDLAGTKPLTELVGYARALEICATGRWVGAEEATATGLANLAVPADELEAAARDLAAALLAAPRSAVIETKALLQGAGGRSYDEQRSAERAAQARRLRDLAGIGD; the protein is encoded by the coding sequence ATGACCGCGCCCGCCGCCGATCCGCAGACCCCGAGCCGGGAGCAGGACGGCGTCCGCCTGGAGATCGACGGCGCCCTCGCCGTCGTCACCCTCTGTCAGCCCAAACGGCGCAACGCCCAGTCGCCCGCCCTGTGGCGCGCCCTGGCCGCCGTCGGCCGCGACCTGCCCGGCACCGTCCGCGTGGTGCTGCTCCGCGCCGAGGGCGTTTCCTTCTCGGCCGGCCTCGACCGCGCGATGTTCACCCCCGAGGGGATCCCCGGCGAACCCAGCTTCCTCCAGCTGGCGGCCTCGGAGCCCGAGGAGCTCGACGGGACCATCGCCGGCTACCAGGAGGCCTTCACCTGGTGGCGCCGCCCCGACCTGGTCACCATCGCCGCCGTCCAGGGCCACGCCGTCGGCGCCGGCTTCCAACTGGCCCTCGGCTGTGACCTGCGGGTGGTCGCCGACGACGTCCAGTTCTCCATGAAGGAGACCTCGCTCGGCCTCGTCCCCGACCTCGCCGGCACCAAGCCGCTCACCGAACTCGTCGGCTACGCCCGGGCGCTGGAGATCTGCGCGACCGGACGCTGGGTCGGGGCCGAGGAGGCCACCGCGACCGGCCTGGCCAACCTGGCCGTCCCCGCCGACGAGCTGGAGGCCGCCGCCCGCGACCTCGCCGCCGCGCTGCTCGCCGCGCCGCGCAGCGCCGTGATCGAGACCAAGGCCCTGCTCCAGGGCGCCGGCGGCCGCTCCTACGACGAGCAGCGCTCGGCCGAACGGGCGGCCCAGGCCCGCCGGCTGCGGGACCTCGCGGGCATCGGCGACTGA